In the Advenella kashmirensis WT001 genome, one interval contains:
- a CDS encoding glycine zipper 2TM domain-containing protein, with product MKTNIVAKSIIAGSLAIALAGCGGMTQRDRNTVGGAAIGGIAGSLLTNGGTLGTVGGAAVGGVIGNQIGGRR from the coding sequence ATGAAAACGAATATCGTAGCCAAGAGCATCATAGCTGGTAGCCTTGCCATTGCACTGGCAGGATGTGGCGGTATGACTCAACGCGACAGAAATACTGTCGGCGGAGCAGCCATCGGTGGTATCGCCGGCTCGTTGCTCACTAACGGCGGCACCTTAGGTACGGTTGGTGGTGCTGCTGTCGGTGGTGTGATCGGCAATCAGATTGGTGGTCGTCGCTAA
- a CDS encoding flavin reductase family protein, translating to MSAQAPDFDSRDFKSALGRFATGVTIVTATHPQNGHPIGLTVSSFNSVSLNPPLVLWSLIKSSSNREAFEQITRYNIHILNAEQLTLARQFSAGSPQERFRDILWRPGTTDEQVPKLDDRYCSAWFECYNRNHYHEGDHMILIGEVERCHHTDSLPLVYHAGSFDLTPTLTET from the coding sequence ATGAGCGCACAGGCTCCGGATTTTGACTCACGCGATTTCAAGTCTGCGCTGGGCCGCTTTGCGACCGGCGTCACCATCGTGACGGCCACGCATCCGCAAAACGGCCATCCTATCGGATTGACCGTCAGCTCGTTCAATTCAGTCTCGCTAAACCCGCCACTTGTGCTCTGGAGCCTGATCAAATCCTCTTCCAACCGGGAAGCCTTTGAGCAGATCACGCGCTACAACATCCACATATTGAACGCCGAGCAACTGACGCTGGCCCGCCAGTTTTCCGCCGGCAGTCCGCAAGAACGTTTCCGCGACATACTCTGGAGGCCTGGCACCACAGATGAACAGGTTCCCAAGCTGGATGATCGCTACTGCTCGGCCTGGTTCGAATGCTACAACCGCAATCACTACCACGAAGGGGATCATATGATCCTGATCGGCGAGGTAGAGCGGTGCCACCATACCGATTCGCTGCCCCTGGTCTATCATGCGGGCAGTTTTGATCTGACCCCTACCTTAACAGAAACATAA
- a CDS encoding cytochrome ubiquinol oxidase subunit I — MWDISSLQLAKLQFFSSLSFFSVFGLCTVVLGWLLLFCKGMTHRKAADGRWMEMYRFWVRIFALSMTVALLGMVFILIQSGALWPNLFVRLGPISGPLIVLIAAITFIIKLFVTDVMLYRQGTLSSWLHSIFVLLAAVGLTVIAVLLICFQSWLHFPAGLAPDTLPLTLTDWRIFILQTHAWHRVIFMIALGSLGVGGLMVSISASEALTKPLNAAEQLSFRIGTGLMTLGLAVLATSGVLFKTELFRQIAPLPIIGLWAQKLVLGLLLLLALVSLVQWAWYLKRRSDFGKLPHWVQHVLVWVGPVSWLVLWLTHVLLSLRDGQYFVHGLITYAEAFSSEQGIVLITATTAVMWLLFAVIVAGFIFLARRAARYGVVPVRKIRRTA; from the coding sequence ATGTGGGATATTTCATCATTACAGCTGGCTAAACTGCAGTTTTTCAGTTCGCTCTCCTTTTTTTCCGTTTTCGGTCTGTGTACGGTCGTTTTGGGCTGGCTTCTGCTGTTCTGCAAGGGCATGACGCATCGCAAGGCTGCCGACGGGCGCTGGATGGAGATGTACCGTTTCTGGGTGCGTATTTTCGCGCTTTCGATGACCGTGGCGCTGCTTGGCATGGTGTTTATCCTGATCCAGTCTGGTGCCTTATGGCCTAATCTGTTCGTGCGGCTGGGGCCCATCAGCGGTCCGCTTATTGTCCTGATTGCCGCCATTACGTTCATCATCAAACTGTTCGTGACGGACGTCATGCTGTATCGCCAGGGAACACTTTCATCCTGGTTGCACAGCATTTTTGTATTGCTGGCTGCGGTCGGCCTGACCGTTATTGCCGTGTTATTGATCTGCTTTCAGAGCTGGCTGCATTTTCCGGCCGGACTGGCGCCCGATACCCTCCCGCTCACCCTGACTGACTGGCGTATATTCATCCTGCAGACGCATGCCTGGCACCGCGTGATCTTTATGATCGCACTGGGGAGCCTGGGCGTGGGTGGACTGATGGTATCGATCAGTGCCAGCGAGGCCCTGACCAAACCCCTGAATGCGGCCGAACAGTTGAGCTTCAGAATAGGCACCGGGTTAATGACCTTGGGGCTGGCCGTGCTGGCCACCAGCGGCGTTCTTTTTAAAACCGAACTGTTCCGTCAGATAGCGCCGCTGCCGATCATCGGGCTTTGGGCGCAAAAACTGGTGCTTGGCTTGCTCCTGCTGCTGGCACTGGTGTCTCTGGTCCAGTGGGCCTGGTATCTGAAGCGACGCAGCGATTTCGGCAAATTGCCGCATTGGGTGCAGCATGTGCTGGTATGGGTGGGCCCGGTGAGCTGGCTGGTTCTGTGGCTGACGCATGTCTTGCTATCGTTGCGCGATGGCCAGTATTTCGTGCATGGCCTGATAACCTATGCAGAGGCGTTCAGCAGTGAGCAGGGTATCGTGCTGATCACCGCTACCACAGCGGTCATGTGGCTGCTGTTTGCCGTGATTGTGGCCGGTTTCATTTTCCTGGCGCGCCGTGCCGCCCGCTA
- the minE gene encoding cell division topological specificity factor MinE, translating to MSFLKFLLGEKKSSASVAKERLQLIITHERREGTASAPDFLPQLQKDLIEVISKYIKINPEDLKVNVDKHGNLEVLEVKIEMPQDPRDVIAKVG from the coding sequence ATGTCCTTCCTGAAATTTCTTCTTGGTGAAAAAAAGTCATCCGCCAGCGTTGCCAAAGAACGCCTTCAGCTCATCATTACACATGAGCGCAGAGAAGGCACGGCCAGCGCACCAGATTTTCTTCCGCAGCTGCAAAAAGATCTGATTGAAGTCATCTCCAAGTACATCAAAATCAATCCGGAAGACCTGAAAGTCAACGTAGACAAGCACGGCAATCTGGAAGTACTCGAAGTCAAAATCGAAATGCCTCAGGATCCCAGGGATGTGATCGCAAAGGTCGGCTGA
- a CDS encoding tRNA threonylcarbamoyladenosine dehydratase, which yields MDTTINDKQRRFSGLQRLYGDGATARLEQAHVMVAGIGGVGSWTAEALARSGVGELTLIDLDHIAESNVNRQIHALSATLGQAKIAAMADRIAGINPDCRVNLVDDFLGPDNVDMLLQARPVSVLVDATDQVAAKIAMVLASQREQIPFIMCGGAGGKLDALTLTAGDLSTARNDALLGRIRQQLRKHHGFAKGADRHGKALRKAPTMRVFALWFDQPAILPQSWTAPEEGGGPQGLSCAGYGSAVTVTAAMGMAAAGEAIRRILA from the coding sequence ATGGATACAACTATTAACGATAAGCAAAGACGTTTCAGCGGTTTACAGCGCCTGTATGGTGACGGCGCAACAGCGCGTCTGGAGCAGGCCCATGTCATGGTTGCGGGAATTGGCGGCGTGGGCTCATGGACAGCAGAGGCCCTGGCGCGTTCCGGCGTGGGCGAACTGACGCTGATCGATCTGGACCACATTGCCGAGTCCAATGTGAACCGGCAAATTCATGCACTGTCGGCTACGCTGGGCCAGGCCAAGATTGCGGCCATGGCCGATCGCATTGCCGGCATCAATCCCGATTGCCGCGTGAATCTGGTGGACGATTTTCTGGGGCCCGATAATGTGGACATGCTGCTGCAGGCGCGACCCGTAAGCGTTCTGGTAGATGCCACCGATCAGGTGGCGGCCAAAATCGCCATGGTGCTGGCCAGCCAGCGTGAGCAGATCCCATTTATCATGTGTGGTGGTGCGGGGGGCAAGCTGGACGCGCTCACGCTGACCGCGGGTGATTTGTCCACGGCGCGCAATGACGCGTTGCTGGGCCGTATCCGGCAGCAGTTGCGCAAGCATCATGGGTTTGCCAAGGGCGCTGACCGCCACGGCAAAGCTTTGCGCAAGGCGCCTACCATGCGCGTTTTTGCGCTCTGGTTCGATCAGCCGGCCATTTTGCCCCAATCATGGACGGCGCCGGAAGAGGGTGGCGGCCCCCAAGGGTTGTCCTGCGCAGGCTATGGCTCTGCGGTAACGGTAACCGCCGCAATGGGTATGGCAGCGGCTGGCGAGGCGATTCGCAGAATCCTGGCCTGA
- a CDS encoding glycosyltransferase family 2 protein yields the protein MTQNLYFFTVLTPTYNRAHTLERVYQSLCEQQFKDFEWLVIDDGSTDNTRDRIETWQVDSPFPIRYVWQPNQHKKTAFNTGVKEAWGRLIVALDSDDTLLPDSLQSMAEVWRGIPDDLKSGYIAVTGLCARPDGSIVGDRFPEDVMDMTSLDMNFKCHVKGEKFGCLQTQVLKHFPFPEDIDGFVPESMVWRAIARDGYLTRFVNKVFRTYYESEDSLSNEGAVSGEKHALGILLLARDTVVNCLPWFRFQPTSFLLAAARYTRFRMHLQRAGKPLPPAVELQGNMPRLLVSLMYPVGWALYWRDRRRSA from the coding sequence ATGACGCAAAATCTTTATTTTTTTACGGTGTTGACGCCGACCTATAACCGCGCTCATACCCTTGAGCGCGTCTACCAGTCGTTGTGCGAGCAGCAGTTCAAGGATTTTGAATGGCTGGTTATCGACGACGGTTCGACCGATAATACCCGCGATAGAATAGAAACCTGGCAGGTTGATTCACCATTTCCGATCCGATATGTCTGGCAGCCCAATCAGCATAAAAAAACGGCATTCAATACCGGCGTCAAGGAAGCGTGGGGGCGGCTGATTGTTGCGCTCGATAGTGACGACACGCTCTTGCCCGATTCTCTGCAGTCCATGGCGGAGGTATGGCGTGGTATCCCCGATGACCTCAAAAGCGGCTATATCGCCGTCACCGGGCTGTGTGCACGCCCTGACGGCAGTATTGTCGGCGATCGATTCCCGGAAGACGTCATGGATATGACCTCGCTTGATATGAATTTCAAATGTCATGTGAAGGGCGAGAAATTCGGCTGTCTGCAGACACAGGTGCTCAAGCATTTTCCGTTTCCGGAAGATATTGACGGTTTCGTCCCCGAAAGCATGGTGTGGCGCGCGATCGCACGGGATGGCTATCTGACGCGCTTTGTCAACAAAGTATTTCGCACGTACTACGAGAGCGAAGATTCGCTGAGCAATGAAGGTGCGGTGTCGGGTGAAAAGCACGCATTGGGCATTCTGCTGCTGGCTCGCGATACAGTGGTCAATTGTCTGCCGTGGTTCCGCTTCCAGCCAACGTCATTCTTGCTGGCGGCAGCGCGTTATACGCGTTTTCGCATGCATTTGCAGCGCGCAGGCAAACCTCTGCCGCCCGCCGTGGAATTGCAGGGCAATATGCCAAGGTTGCTGGTCTCGCTGATGTATCCCGTAGGATGGGCGCTGTATTGGCGGGATCGGCGCAGAAGCGCATAA
- the purU gene encoding formyltetrahydrofolate deformylase, translated as MQNDYILTVSCPDRTGIVHAISGLLLEMDGNIIDSQQYGDEETQRFFLRVHFSVDSAINHDDIRLKFIPLGEKFNMTWKLHDARKKARVLIMVSKQGHCLNDLLFRANSGSLPIEIVAVVSNHRDYERLATGYGIPFHYLPVTPDTKAEQEKQVLALVENHKADVVVLARYMQILSDQFCRALEGRAINIHHSFLPSFKGARPYHQAHTRGVKIIGATAHYVTADLDEGPIIAQDIEQVDHTMSANELTRVGSDIESLVLSRAVKYHVEHRILLNNHRTVIFR; from the coding sequence ATGCAAAACGATTACATCCTCACCGTTTCCTGCCCAGACCGTACTGGCATAGTGCATGCCATTTCCGGCCTGCTACTTGAAATGGACGGCAACATTATTGACTCACAGCAATACGGGGACGAAGAAACCCAGCGTTTTTTCCTGCGCGTACATTTCAGCGTAGACAGTGCCATCAACCATGACGACATCCGCCTGAAATTTATTCCCCTGGGAGAAAAATTCAATATGACCTGGAAGCTGCATGACGCCCGCAAGAAAGCGCGCGTGCTGATCATGGTCAGCAAGCAGGGCCATTGTTTGAATGACCTGCTGTTTCGCGCCAACAGCGGCTCGCTGCCGATTGAAATTGTTGCCGTCGTCTCGAATCACCGCGACTATGAAAGGCTGGCCACCGGCTACGGCATTCCCTTCCATTACCTGCCTGTAACGCCGGACACCAAAGCGGAACAGGAAAAGCAGGTACTGGCGCTGGTAGAAAACCACAAGGCCGATGTTGTGGTACTGGCCCGATATATGCAGATCCTGTCGGATCAGTTCTGTCGTGCACTGGAAGGTCGGGCAATCAATATCCACCATAGTTTTCTGCCCAGCTTCAAAGGCGCCAGGCCGTACCATCAGGCCCATACGCGCGGCGTAAAAATCATCGGCGCCACGGCACACTATGTCACCGCCGATCTGGACGAAGGCCCTATTATTGCCCAGGATATCGAGCAGGTAGACCACACCATGTCGGCCAATGAGCTTACCCGGGTCGGCAGCGATATTGAATCTCTGGTCTTGTCGCGCGCCGTCAAATATCACGTTGAACATCGCATCCTGCTCAATAACCACCGCACGGTGATTTTCCGCTAG
- a CDS encoding DUF4180 domain-containing protein, with protein sequence MRIERLGNLNVYFAAAEGPALSSEQDALDLIGETYGQEIDVIVVPAARFTPLFFQLSNQQAGHFFQKMQNYLARLVILGDISAYSASSKALRDFVSETNRIGHHLFAATESEMQVRLCGKA encoded by the coding sequence ATGAGAATAGAACGCTTAGGTAATCTTAATGTGTACTTTGCTGCCGCTGAGGGACCTGCATTATCGAGCGAACAGGATGCGCTGGACCTCATAGGCGAAACCTACGGCCAGGAGATCGACGTCATCGTTGTGCCGGCTGCTCGCTTTACCCCTTTGTTCTTCCAACTCAGCAATCAACAAGCGGGGCACTTCTTTCAGAAGATGCAAAATTATCTTGCACGCCTGGTGATCCTCGGTGACATTTCAGCCTACAGTGCCAGCAGTAAGGCGCTACGGGATTTCGTGAGCGAAACCAACCGCATAGGTCACCATCTGTTCGCAGCCACCGAATCCGAGATGCAAGTCCGGCTTTGTGGAAAAGCTTGA
- the pdxA gene encoding 4-hydroxythreonine-4-phosphate dehydrogenase PdxA, with product MKTEPLLHSTAPLGLTMGDAAGIGPELVARLFSQGLPASAVVYGDAGAVSRAVAQLGLALPVTSYDSVVQWRAARQNQAIASEIPVIRCTDPLPADLPLGQVSPQAGLASYHFLLAAITDAMAGEISAIVTAPINKLSLKAGGVDFPGHTEILAHFAGVPRVAMMLLNEQLRVILVTIHVALSEVPALITFENELDTIRLADRACRMVGMASPRIAVAGLNPHAGEGGRFGHEDEAVIRPAVAVARAEGLDVDGPHPGDTIFMRARRGEFDIVVAQYHDQGLIPVKYLGVDNGVNVTVGLPFIRTSVDHGTAYDIAGKGLADPSSLRVACELALQMHNPGV from the coding sequence ATGAAAACTGAACCGCTATTGCATTCAACCGCGCCTCTGGGTCTGACTATGGGTGATGCTGCAGGCATTGGTCCCGAACTGGTGGCCAGGCTGTTCAGTCAGGGCCTGCCCGCCAGCGCCGTGGTGTACGGGGATGCCGGCGCGGTATCGCGGGCGGTTGCTCAATTGGGGCTGGCCCTGCCAGTTACATCATATGACTCAGTGGTGCAGTGGCGGGCGGCACGCCAAAACCAGGCAATTGCATCTGAAATACCGGTCATTCGCTGCACCGATCCCTTGCCGGCAGACCTGCCGCTGGGACAGGTGAGCCCGCAGGCCGGTCTGGCATCCTATCATTTTCTCCTGGCCGCAATTACAGATGCAATGGCCGGCGAGATTTCGGCCATTGTCACGGCGCCCATTAACAAACTGTCGCTGAAGGCGGGGGGCGTCGATTTCCCCGGGCATACTGAAATCCTGGCGCACTTTGCCGGCGTGCCACGGGTAGCAATGATGCTGCTCAATGAGCAGTTGCGGGTGATCCTGGTAACCATTCATGTGGCCCTGAGCGAGGTGCCGGCACTTATTACCTTTGAAAACGAGCTGGATACCATCCGACTGGCTGATCGTGCCTGCCGGATGGTGGGCATGGCGTCGCCCCGCATTGCTGTTGCAGGACTCAATCCGCATGCCGGCGAGGGCGGACGGTTTGGCCATGAAGACGAGGCCGTTATCCGGCCGGCGGTCGCGGTTGCCCGGGCCGAAGGCCTTGATGTGGACGGCCCCCATCCAGGCGATACGATTTTCATGCGGGCGCGTCGCGGTGAATTTGATATTGTCGTGGCGCAGTATCATGACCAGGGCTTGATACCGGTGAAGTATCTGGGCGTAGACAATGGCGTGAATGTGACGGTGGGTCTGCCGTTTATCCGTACCAGTGTGGACCATGGAACGGCATATGACATCGCCGGCAAGGGGCTGGCAGACCCGTCATCACTGCGTGTAGCCTGTGAACTGGCTTTGCAGATGCATAACCCGGGTGTCTGA
- the minD gene encoding septum site-determining protein MinD yields the protein MTRIIVVTSGKGGVGKTTTSASFSSGLAMRGHKTAVIDFDVGLRNLDLIMGCERRVVYDFVNVIQGEATLNQALIKDKQLENLFILPASQTRDKDALTREGVEKVLNDLKAMDFEYIVCDSPAGIETGALMAAYFADDALVVTNPEVSSVRDSDRILGILSSKSRRAEVGEDAVKEYLVLTRYSPKRVEDGEMLSLKDIEDILRIKLIGVVPESESVLQASNSGVPAIHLKDSDVSEAYQDIVARYLGEEKPLRFTDYNKPGFFKRLFGGK from the coding sequence ATGACTCGCATCATTGTGGTAACTTCAGGTAAAGGCGGCGTGGGCAAAACCACCACCAGCGCCAGTTTTTCATCCGGCCTAGCCATGCGTGGCCACAAGACAGCCGTCATCGACTTCGACGTGGGCCTGCGCAACCTTGACCTTATCATGGGATGCGAACGCCGCGTCGTGTACGATTTCGTCAACGTGATCCAGGGCGAAGCCACGCTGAACCAGGCACTGATCAAGGACAAACAGCTGGAGAACCTGTTCATCCTGCCTGCGTCACAGACCCGCGACAAGGATGCACTGACGCGCGAAGGCGTGGAAAAAGTGCTGAACGATCTCAAGGCAATGGATTTCGAATATATCGTATGTGACTCACCCGCCGGCATTGAAACTGGTGCGCTTATGGCAGCCTATTTTGCCGACGATGCACTGGTCGTAACCAATCCTGAAGTTTCCTCGGTACGCGACTCCGATCGCATTCTGGGTATCCTGTCCTCCAAGTCACGCCGCGCCGAAGTTGGCGAAGACGCTGTCAAGGAATACCTGGTACTCACCCGTTATAGCCCAAAACGCGTGGAAGACGGCGAAATGCTGTCCCTGAAAGACATCGAAGATATTCTGCGCATCAAGCTGATCGGCGTTGTGCCCGAATCTGAATCGGTGCTGCAGGCATCCAATTCCGGCGTTCCTGCCATTCATCTGAAAGACTCTGACGTGTCCGAAGCCTATCAGGACATCGTTGCACGCTACCTGGGCGAAGAAAAACCGCTGCGTTTTACCGACTACAACAAACCGGGCTTCTTCAAACGACTTTTCGGAGGCAAGTAA
- a CDS encoding NAD(P)/FAD-dependent oxidoreductase, translated as MSIDIECIVIGAGVVGLAIARELACSGTEVLVLEAEEAIGMGTSSRNSEVIHAGLYYPEGSLKARLCVEGKKQLYTYCDARHIPYKRLGKLLVATSDSQIPYLEKIAAQGKANGVEDLQWLTAEQTRTLEPELDCAAAVLSPSTGIIDSHAYMLALQGDAENAGAQVILRTPMLHANIDADGAFTCHFGGDEAMTLRCRTLINASGLHAPTLARNIGGLDPAHIPGEYYCKGSYFTLNRRAPFSHLIYPMPNSAGLGVHLTLDMGGQAKFGPDTEWIEDENYLVNPDHAAAFDQAIRSWWPGLPDNALEPGYAGIRPKIVPASSAAGDFVISGPGNHGVPGLVNLFGIESPGLTAALAIATATAQALASR; from the coding sequence ATGAGTATTGATATTGAATGCATCGTCATCGGCGCCGGTGTCGTCGGGCTTGCCATAGCCCGCGAACTGGCCTGTTCGGGAACTGAAGTGCTGGTGCTGGAAGCTGAAGAAGCCATTGGCATGGGCACCAGCTCACGCAACTCCGAAGTGATTCATGCCGGGTTATATTATCCTGAAGGCAGCCTGAAGGCGCGGCTTTGTGTCGAAGGCAAAAAACAGCTTTACACCTATTGTGATGCGCGCCATATCCCATACAAGCGCCTGGGCAAGCTGCTGGTCGCGACGTCCGACAGCCAGATTCCATATCTGGAAAAAATCGCCGCCCAGGGCAAGGCCAACGGCGTAGAAGATCTGCAGTGGCTGACTGCCGAGCAGACGCGCACGCTGGAACCCGAGCTCGATTGTGCCGCCGCTGTATTGTCTCCATCAACCGGCATTATCGATAGTCACGCCTATATGCTGGCCCTGCAGGGCGATGCCGAAAACGCCGGCGCCCAGGTCATACTGCGCACGCCCATGCTGCATGCGAATATTGATGCCGACGGCGCCTTCACCTGCCATTTCGGCGGGGACGAAGCCATGACCTTACGCTGCCGCACACTCATTAATGCATCCGGCCTGCATGCCCCTACACTGGCGCGTAACATTGGCGGACTTGACCCGGCACATATTCCGGGCGAGTATTACTGCAAGGGCAGCTATTTCACGCTGAACCGCCGCGCACCGTTCTCTCATCTTATCTATCCCATGCCCAATAGCGCAGGCCTTGGCGTGCATCTGACCCTGGATATGGGCGGCCAGGCAAAATTCGGCCCCGATACCGAGTGGATTGAGGACGAAAACTATCTGGTTAACCCGGATCACGCCGCCGCTTTTGATCAAGCCATTCGCAGTTGGTGGCCGGGCCTGCCCGACAATGCCCTGGAGCCGGGCTATGCCGGCATTCGCCCCAAAATCGTGCCAGCCTCATCTGCGGCGGGCGATTTTGTGATTTCCGGCCCGGGCAATCATGGCGTACCGGGTCTGGTCAATCTGTTCGGCATTGAATCTCCCGGCCTGACAGCAGCCCTGGCGATTGCCACGGCAACCGCCCAGGCCCTGGCGTCCCGCTGA
- the minC gene encoding septum site-determining protein MinC translates to MVLARQLRSGQRVYARNSDLIVIGVVSRGAEVIADGNIHVYGPLRGKAIAGARGNASARIFTSHLDAELLAIAGIYRVIDADIEPQLNKKPVIVELDNDTLKFIPGDNSGQG, encoded by the coding sequence ATGGTGCTGGCGCGCCAGCTGCGTTCCGGTCAGCGCGTCTATGCGCGCAACAGCGACCTGATCGTCATTGGCGTCGTCAGCCGTGGCGCTGAAGTGATCGCCGATGGCAACATTCACGTGTACGGCCCGCTGCGCGGCAAGGCCATCGCCGGCGCTCGCGGCAATGCCTCGGCGCGGATTTTCACTTCGCATCTGGATGCAGAACTACTGGCCATAGCCGGCATCTATCGCGTCATCGATGCCGATATCGAGCCTCAGCTCAATAAAAAGCCGGTTATTGTCGAACTGGACAACGATACACTCAAATTTATTCCGGGCGACAACAGCGGCCAGGGCTAG